A region from the Alosa alosa isolate M-15738 ecotype Scorff River chromosome 7, AALO_Geno_1.1, whole genome shotgun sequence genome encodes:
- the LOC125297322 gene encoding protein NLRC3-like: MKFSRFRSRCKYDSLLEGPEETKVQLDEVYTDIHVTEGVSEEMNTQHEVQQIQEQTKRHSDKDNITKCNDIMNSPPGKKVNTVMTTGIAGIGKSVCVQKFGLDWAEGRTNQDIDFIFVLPFRELSLLDSEQYSLPTLLLSFYPELTELNNVKIYGNSKILFIFDGLDESKLEFNFPSTQKLHDLKQTSSLGKLLTHLIKGHLLRSSLIWITSRPAAVNQIPSHYVDKWTEIRGFNDIQKDEYFSKRMANSHTDKIISQIKTRCSLYIMCHIPVFCWILVCVLQDMLTPNSKMEIPTTMTELFIHFLLIETNRKNQRCFGQSETNRRELLKRHKEHILRLSELAFKQLQKGNILFSQKDLAESGIVDHAIEEHSEMCTQIIKKDRTFYKTTFYCFVHLSVQEFLAALHVFHCFVSKNYKVLEPFSEQMCALSNQPVAQTTSSQPEDMLKSTNKSVYTSHGEDFSLFLNPEFLTNTRCWEERRGLKIPTKRVSVKTRCHCMFCSMEQWTNPYSLTVGTMIFFCASFWE; the protein is encoded by the coding sequence ATGAAGTTCAGCAGATTCAGGAGCAGATGTAAATATGATAGCCTCCTTGAAGGCCCTGAGGAGACTAAAGTCCAGCTGGATGAGGTCTACACAGATATCCATGTcacagagggagtgagtgaagagATGAATACTCAACATGAAGTTCAGCAGATTCAGGAGCAGACCAAACGTCATTCAGACAAAGACAATATAACCAAGTGCAATGACATTATGAACTCTCCACCTGGTAAAAAAGTCAACACAGTGATGACCACTGGCATTGCTGGCATTgggaaatctgtgtgtgtgcagaagttTGGTCTAGACTGGGCAGAAGGAAGAACCAATCAGGACATAGATTTCATCTTTGTGCTTCCTTTCCGAGAACTGAGCTTACTTGACTCAGAGCAGTACAGTCTTCCCACACTTTTGTTGTCTTTCTATCCCGAGCTGACTGAGTTGAATAATGTGAAGATATATGGCAACTCAAAGATTTTGTTTATCTTCGATGGTCTAGATGAAAGCAAACTAGAGTTCAATTTCCCATCTACTCAAAAGCTGCATGATCTGAAACAGACATCATCTTTGGGTAAGCTACTAACACATCTCATTAAAGGCCATCTGCTCCGTTCATCTCTCATCTGGATCACATCAAGACCTGCAGCAGTCAATCAGATCCCTTCTCATTACGTAGACAAGTGGACTGAAATACGTGGATTTAATGACATCCAGAAGGATGAGTACTTCAGCAAGAGAATGGCAAATAGTCATACTGACAAGATCATTTCACAAATCAAGACAAGATGCAGCCTCTACATCATGTGTCACATACCAGTCTTCTGTTGGATCCTTGTCTGTGTGCTTCAGGACATGCTGACTCCCAATTCTAAAATGGAAATACCAACAACCATGACTGAACTCTTCATCCACTTCCTACTCATAGAGACTAACAGGAAGAACCAGAGATGTTTTGGCCAAAGTGAAACCAACAGACGGGAGCTCCTGAAGAGACACAAGGAACACATACTGAGATTGTCTGAACTGGCTTTTAAGCAACTGCAAAAGGGCAACATCTTGTTTAGCCAAAAGGATCTTGCAGAAAGTGGCATTGTTGACCATGCCATTGAAGAACACTCTGAAATGTGCACACAGATCATCAAGAAAGACCGTACTTTCTATAAAACAACATTCTACTGCTTTGTTCATCTGAGTGTCCAGGAGTTTCTGGCAGCTCTCCATGTGTTCCATTGTTTTGTGAGTAAGAACTATAAGGTGCTCGAACCCTTTTCAGAGCAGATGTGTGCACTTTCCAACCAACCAGTTGCCCAAACAACCAGTTCCCAACCAGAGGACATGCTGAAGAGCACAAATAAATCAGTCTACACAAGTCATGGAGAAGACTTCAGTCTTTTTTTAAACCCAGAGTTCCTCACAAATACAAGAtgttgggaggagaggagaggcctgAAGATTCCCACAAAGAGGGTTTCTGTCAAAACAAGATGCCATTGCATGTTCTGTTCAATGGAGCAGTGGACAAATCCTTACAGTTTGACAGTGGGCACTATGATCTTTTTCTGCGCTTCCTTCTGGGAATAA